In Nitratireductor mangrovi, the genomic window ACCAAAGATTCTGGGCGCCTCGACCGGTGCCAGCAGGATGGCGTCGGCCACGGCGTCGGTAACTCCGGAGGACTCGAGCGTTTCGAACGGCGAGCGCGCGAGCCGGTTCAGCCGATCGCCTTCGAGGATGCCGTGATGAGTGCCATCATCAAGCCGGTACCGCGCGATAAGCAATTCGTTTCTCCTGATTTTATTGCGCAATGAGCTCGATTTCGTCCCGGTCGGGCGGGCCGTCATGAACCAGCAACGTGTAGCTGCTCTCGAAGGTCTCCTCAGGTTCTAGCGATAATCCGACGTCGCGAAATGGACCAACAGTCACCACCCCCCAATCCGCGACGAACCAGAACGGCACTCGGCCCGGCAGCCGGTGTGGCACGACGCATACGCCGGCGATCGCGCCGCCGCCGACTGGTCCGGTGAAATCCACCCAGCGGGCTCCGGCACCGCTGACCGCCACGCCGCCAGACAGGCCGCGGTCGTCGGTCACGGCCCCGCCGTTCTGCACGATCATGGAATCCGCCACACGAACGTTGAACCAGGCGTGACGCGTCGGACCGAGCTTGAGGGCGAACTCGCCGCAGGAGAGACGCGAGGTCATGTCTATGCGGTTGCGCCGGGCGCCGCAATCGACCGTGATCGTGCGCACCTCGCGCGCTACAAGCCTCCCGGCTGGTGCGGCCCACTCCGTTGGGCCATGCCATTCCAGCGTCTGCACGATGCGATAGCCGTCGTCCGCTGCGCCGGCTTCTTTTACAATCCCAACGATGCGGCCGGGCGATCGTCCCTGAAAGACTTCGTCAACGTAGAAATTGTAGGTATATTCCTCGACCTGCGCGTTGGCCGCAGGCACCATGGCATGCACATGATCCGAGGCTATCCAGGCACCGCAATGGTGCGGATGGTCCGAGGGGCTCTCGGAGGTGACGCAGAAGCCCGCCGGCGTCGACAGCGGGTGAAGGTAGCTGCGGAATGCACCCTGCGTCACCGCCAACACGCTCGCATCACCATGCCGCAGTCGCATCCGATGCGCCTTCGCCCATGCGCCCCGTGGCAACGCGATCTCATCTGACCTGAAGGTAAACTCGGGCATCGTCAGTCGACCGGCGTCAGGCCGCGCGTGTGTGCGGGCAGTTCGGTGTCGGCAAAGAGGTCCGGATGTGCCGCCGCGATCTGCGGCAGCGCCACCAGTATCTCGCGCAAATGTCGCCTCATGGCAGCTTCGGTGCCGTCAGGGTCGTTGGCCGCGAGGCGCTCTACGATTGCCTCATGCTGGCGGATCAGCAGTGGCATCGGCGAAGCGTGAGGCAGGCTGAGGAAGCGCACCCGGTCGGTCTGCACGCGTGCGCTCTCGACGATGCGCCAGGCATAGTCGCAATCGACGATATCGGCGATCGCCCGGTGAAACGCCTCATCCAGATCGTTAAAGCTGCGATAATCGTCATGGGAGGCGGCGACGCGCTGCCTGTCGACATGGCGACGCAGTTCCAGCACTTGTTCCGCCGTCGCAAGCCTGCCGGCGTTTCTGGCAATGTCGCACTCTATGGCCTCTCGAACGAAGCGCGCATTGGCCAGTTCGCGCGCCGAAATCTTCATGACGTATGTACCGCGACTTGGCCTGATCTCCACCAGTCCGGCCTCCGACAGCTTGATAAAGGCTTCGCGCACCGGCTGACGGCTGACGCCGAACCGCGCCGCAATCTCTGCTTCGGACAAGGCCTCTCCGGGCCGCAGCTGAAGCTCGACGATGCCCTGCCGGAGCGCTGCGACGATCTGCGGCGCGATCGGTTCCCTCATGCGCAATGCGATTTCCATGTCCCCGCAACTTCCCTGCACTGCCGCCGGCCATCGGCCGCCTGTGTGGCGACGAAATGAGACGCTGATCTCACCATGGCTTGCGCCAGCCGCCTGACCATGTATCATACCGGTATGGTGCCATACCGCAAGCAACTGCTGTGCCGCGGACCTTGCGCACCGGAGGGCAATCCGAGGGAGGAGACAATGACCTCAAGGGGTATCAAGATTTCGCGACGCGGCTTTATCGCCGCCGGCACCGCTGCGCTCGCTTCGCCGGCTTTCATCCGTCACGCCAAGGCGCAGGAGTTCGTGTGCAAGATCGCCCATACCGAAGGCATCGGCACGCCGATCACCAACGCCTTCGACGCCTGGGCGGCCGCGATGAACGAAAAGAGCGGCGGTCGTATCGACGCGCAGCATTTCCCAGCCGCACAGCTTGGCGGCCTAGCGGAAGCGCTGGAAGGAAGCCGCATCGGCACAATCCAGGTGACGACGGCCGGACCCGACTCCGAGGAGGCAATAGCGCCCGAGATCGCTGCTTTCGGCGGGGCGCCCGGTTTCATCTACAAGAGCGAGGAGCATGTCGATCGCGTGTTGCAGGGCGAACTCGGGCAGAAATGCTCTGACATCGCCCGGGCCAAGACCGGCGTCGAGTTCGTCGCTTACGGTGAGACGGGCTTCCGCCACATCCTGGCCAAGCGGCCGGTTGGCAATCTCG contains:
- a CDS encoding DUF6807 family protein encodes the protein MPEFTFRSDEIALPRGAWAKAHRMRLRHGDASVLAVTQGAFRSYLHPLSTPAGFCVTSESPSDHPHHCGAWIASDHVHAMVPAANAQVEEYTYNFYVDEVFQGRSPGRIVGIVKEAGAADDGYRIVQTLEWHGPTEWAAPAGRLVAREVRTITVDCGARRNRIDMTSRLSCGEFALKLGPTRHAWFNVRVADSMIVQNGGAVTDDRGLSGGVAVSGAGARWVDFTGPVGGGAIAGVCVVPHRLPGRVPFWFVADWGVVTVGPFRDVGLSLEPEETFESSYTLLVHDGPPDRDEIELIAQ
- a CDS encoding GntR family transcriptional regulator translates to MREPIAPQIVAALRQGIVELQLRPGEALSEAEIAARFGVSRQPVREAFIKLSEAGLVEIRPSRGTYVMKISARELANARFVREAIECDIARNAGRLATAEQVLELRRHVDRQRVAASHDDYRSFNDLDEAFHRAIADIVDCDYAWRIVESARVQTDRVRFLSLPHASPMPLLIRQHEAIVERLAANDPDGTEAAMRRHLREILVALPQIAAAHPDLFADTELPAHTRGLTPVD
- a CDS encoding TRAP transporter substrate-binding protein, which codes for MTSRGIKISRRGFIAAGTAALASPAFIRHAKAQEFVCKIAHTEGIGTPITNAFDAWAAAMNEKSGGRIDAQHFPAAQLGGLAEALEGSRIGTIQVTTAGPDSEEAIAPEIAAFGGAPGFIYKSEEHVDRVLQGELGQKCSDIARAKTGVEFVAYGETGFRHILAKRPVGNLADLAGLKIRVPQLRIWVDFWSLLGTAPTPLPYSEQYSALSTGIIDAIDSDVFSIVGFKFHEQAQHLTLTGHWFLPKAVRVNAAWLDSLPEDLRAMVRETAKEAFAEQRRINRANAAKTLEDLKGLGVQVQQLPAEELAKMEEKTAGLFDEFGSKSPETAEMIKAIRALG